CGTTGGAGGAGCGACTCCGGCGCGCGAACGGAATCGCCCTGGCTCCCTTGCCGCAAGCGTTCAGCGGCAGCGCGCTGGATGTTGACCTCGCGCCAGCACTCATCGCAGACGACAATGTGTGCCCGGGCTCGGTGCGCCGCACTGTCCGACAACTCGCCGTCCGCGAACGCGGCCACGGCCTCCGTGCTCAAGTGGTCAGTGGAGGAAAACGCGCGGGTGCCCGCCCGTTTTGGGGAGGGCCCGTGAAGATGGAGAGCGATCTTGGGACCTCCTTCTCGGGTGCGGCCATCACTTATTACCCTAGCGCGCTAGTGGCTACGGATGAGTTCGCGCGCGCTCGCGTCGTTGAGGGCCTGCGCCTCCAAGCTCTCGCGGAGCTGCGCCCGCCCCCGGTGAATGCGGGATCGCACGGTGCCCATCTTCACACCGAGAGTCGACGCGATCTCCTCGTAGCTCATCCCGACGACGTCGCACAGGACCACTGCAACACGGAAATCGGGGGAGAGCCCGTCCAGCGCGCGCTGCAGGGCAGGGTCCAAGTTCGAGTCGGAGTAAACCTGCTCAGGGGTGCGGTCCGTTCCAGGCACGCGTTCGTAATCCTCGGGCAGAGAGTCCATCCGGATCTTCGCCCGGCGGCGAACCATGTCTAGGAACAAGTTGGTGGTAATCCGGTGCAGCCACCCCTCAAACGTGCCGGGCTTGTAGTTACGTAGGGAGCGGAAAACCCGCATGAACGTCTCCTGCGTCAGATCCTCCGCGTCATACTGGTTCCCGGCGAGACGGTAGGCCAGCCGGTAGACACTGTCGGCGTGCTCGGCGACGAGCTCTGACCACGAGGGCATGTTACCCGCCCCCGCATCAAACGCGGCAGTGCCGGAAAGGGGTTCGGGGGCGGGAGATTTCATGGGAAAAATTGTCCCAAACTAGGATGACAAACTCCAGCAAAATGACTGGCAAATCGCTGGTGGCGGGTAACGATCCGCTAACGGTTAGAATAGGTCGCGTGAACAGCTCCCACGACTCCGCCTTTACGCTCATGAACGACTTCCTCACCGGCGCGGAAGCCGACGGGGATACGCCCTTCCACCGCGGTCTCGCCCGGGCCCGGGCAGATGCGGAGGAGAATTTCCTATCGGCACCCGGTGTGTCCCTGGGAGGGTTGTTGTCCATCCTGGCGGCGTCGGGGACGCAGGGAGCCGTGGCAGTGACCCCAGCCGCGGGGGTTGTGGGTCTGCACATTCTTCGCGGGCTTCCTCCGAAAGCCGCGCTGACGTGCATTGACCCAGAAACCGTGCACCAGTCGGGGGCGCGCGAGGCGTTCCGCGAAGCCGGGTTTGCACCCGCCCGCGCCCGCTTTCTGACAGCGCGGCCGCTCGACGTCATGAGCCGCCTTGCGCCAGGCTCGTACCAGCTTGTCTACGCGGACGTCTCCCCCGTTGACATGTCCGCGGTCCTGCACGCGGCGTGGCCCCTCCTCGCCCCGGGGGGAACGCTCGTTCTCGCGGACTCACTTCTCGACGGAACCGTCGCCGACCACACCCGCCGAGACCGAGAAACTGAAGCTGCCCGCGCGGCGTGGGGGGACGTCGACAAGCTGGCGGCTGAGGAAGGAGCCCTAGTGGCCTACCTCCCCCTCGACGGGGGAACCACCCTCGTGACTCGGCGCTAAACTACCTGGTTTTTGCCCACGACCACGACGCCGCTGTCCGAGACGGTGTAGCGCTCGCGGTCCTGCTCGACGTTGACCCCGAGGATCTCCCCGTCGGAGACGTAGACGTTCTTATCCAAGATGGCGTGACGAACCACCGCGCCTTTGCCGACGCGAACCCCGGGCATAAGCACCGAGCCCTCTACGGTCGCGCCTTCCTCGATTCGGACATCGGTGGAGAGTACCGAGTTCCGCACCGTCGCGCCCGAGACGATGGAGCCGGACGCAACGATTGACTCCTGCGCGATGCCCCCGAGGACAAACTTCGCCGGCGGAAGGTTGCTGTCTTCCGTCGAGTGGATCGGCCACGCCTTGTTGTACAGATTAAAGACGGGGTGCGAGGAAATGAGATCCATGTGCGCATCGTAAAACGAGTCGATCGTACCGACATCGCGCCAGTAACCCTTGTCGCGTTCGGTGGCGCCCGGTACCTCGTTGCCCGAGAAGTCATATACGTTGGCCTCGCCCTTGGTCACGAAATACGGGATGATGTCGCCGCCCATGTCGTGGTTAGAGTCATCGTTTTGCTCGTCTTCGAGCAGCGCCTTGATCAACGCCTCCGTAGAAAACACGTAGTTGCCCATGGAAGCAAAGGTGACGTCGGGGTCATCCGGGGTGCCGGGCGGGTCGGCGGGCTTTTCCAGGAACTCCGTCACGGTGCCGTCCTCGTCGGCCTGAATGCAACCGAAGGCCGTGGCCTCCCCGCGCGGCACGCGGATCCCCGCCACGGTCGCCGCCTTGCCGGAGCGAATGTGATCCTCCACCATTTGCGAGGGGTCCATCCGGTAAACGTGGTCCGCGCCGAAGACGAGAACGTAATCGGGGTGGTCGTCGTAAATCAGGTTAAGCGACTGCACAATGGCGTCGGCCGAGCCGTTGTACCACCGCTTACCACGGCGCTGCTGCGCCGGAACTGACGCGATGTACTGCGGCGTGGGACCCGAAACGTTCCACGCCGTTGCGACGTGCCGGTCCAGAGAATGTGATTTGTACTGGGTCAGGACCGCAATGCGCATGTACCCCGCGTTGACGAGGTTGGAAAGCACAAAGTCAATCAAGCGGTAATTGCCGCCGAAGGGCACGGCTGGCTTCGCACGGTCAGCAG
The nucleotide sequence above comes from Corynebacterium capitovis DSM 44611. Encoded proteins:
- a CDS encoding zf-HC2 domain-containing protein, producing the protein MSTEAVAAFADGELSDSAAHRARAHIVVCDECWREVNIQRAAAERLRQGSQGDSVRAPESLLQRLNEVAAQAQCAADVRRRSNWRRG
- a CDS encoding class I SAM-dependent methyltransferase translates to MNSSHDSAFTLMNDFLTGAEADGDTPFHRGLARARADAEENFLSAPGVSLGGLLSILAASGTQGAVAVTPAAGVVGLHILRGLPPKAALTCIDPETVHQSGAREAFREAGFAPARARFLTARPLDVMSRLAPGSYQLVYADVSPVDMSAVLHAAWPLLAPGGTLVLADSLLDGTVADHTRRDRETEAARAAWGDVDKLAAEEGALVAYLPLDGGTTLVTRR
- the glgC gene encoding glucose-1-phosphate adenylyltransferase, translated to MKNQPRVLAIVLAGGEGKRLFPLTADRAKPAVPFGGNYRLIDFVLSNLVNAGYMRIAVLTQYKSHSLDRHVATAWNVSGPTPQYIASVPAQQRRGKRWYNGSADAIVQSLNLIYDDHPDYVLVFGADHVYRMDPSQMVEDHIRSGKAATVAGIRVPRGEATAFGCIQADEDGTVTEFLEKPADPPGTPDDPDVTFASMGNYVFSTEALIKALLEDEQNDDSNHDMGGDIIPYFVTKGEANVYDFSGNEVPGATERDKGYWRDVGTIDSFYDAHMDLISSHPVFNLYNKAWPIHSTEDSNLPPAKFVLGGIAQESIVASGSIVSGATVRNSVLSTDVRIEEGATVEGSVLMPGVRVGKGAVVRHAILDKNVYVSDGEILGVNVEQDRERYTVSDSGVVVVGKNQVV
- the sigE gene encoding RNA polymerase sigma factor SigE produces the protein MKSPAPEPLSGTAAFDAGAGNMPSWSELVAEHADSVYRLAYRLAGNQYDAEDLTQETFMRVFRSLRNYKPGTFEGWLHRITTNLFLDMVRRRAKIRMDSLPEDYERVPGTDRTPEQVYSDSNLDPALQRALDGLSPDFRVAVVLCDVVGMSYEEIASTLGVKMGTVRSRIHRGRAQLRESLEAQALNDASARELIRSH